One Nicotiana sylvestris chromosome 12, ASM39365v2, whole genome shotgun sequence genomic window carries:
- the LOC104234627 gene encoding importin subunit beta-1-like produces the protein MALDITQFLLAAQSADAKIRSEAETGLGQFQEQNLPGFLLSLAAELSNDGKPTESRRLAGIVLKNSLDAKESARKEQLVQQWQAIDAQCKSQIKSLLLSTLGSSVREASHTAAQVIAKVASIEIPQKQWPELIGLLLVNMTKQGRPPSLKQSTLETLGYVCEEISHQDLVQDEVNSVLTAVVQGMNVEEQSPEVRLAATRALYNALDFAQTNFGNEMERNFIMKVVCEAAIAKETEIRQAAYECLVSIASTYYELLEPYMQAVFELTAKAVREDQEAVALQAIEFWSSICDEEIELQDYEVPDSGDSSVQHSRFIEKALPTLVPMLLETLLKQDEEQDQDDDIWNLAMAGGTCLGLVARTVGDAVVPLVMPFVEANILKPDWRSREAATYAFGSILEGPSIEKLSPMVHAGLDFLLKAMKDENSHVRDTTAWTLSRIFEFLHTPSSGFSVISPANLQQIVGVLLESLKDASHVAEKVCGAIYFLAQGYEDGGPSSSLLTPYIPEIITSLISTADRTDSSDSKLRTNAYETLNEVVRCSNLVETSDIIAKLCPVIMAKLAQTVELQIVSSDDREKQGDLQASLCGVLQVIIQKLSNADETKPILLQVADQIMMLFLKVFACRSSTVHEEAMLAIGALAYATGQEFLKYMPEFYKYLEMGLQNFEEYQVCSISVGVVGDISRALDDKILPYCDGMMALLLKDLSSGELNRSVKPPIFSCFGDIALAIGEHFEKYLQYALPMMQGASELCAQLDNSDEEMLEYGNQLRRSIFEAYSGILQGFKNSKADLMLPHAPHLLQFIELVAKDKPRDESVTKAAVAVLGDLADALGPNITTLFKDRVFCAELLGECLQSDDEQLKETATWTQGMIGRAFSVCG, from the exons ATGGCTCTCGACATCACTCAGTTTCTATTGGCTGCTCAATCAGCAGATGCTAAGATTCGTTCTGAGGCAGAGACTGGTCTTGGTCAGTTCCAAGAACAAAACCTACCAGGCTTTCTTCTGTCATTGGCTGCTGAGCTCTCCAATGATGGAAAACCCACTGAATCTCGAAGACTGGCTGGTATTGTGCTTAAGAACTCACTAGATGCAAAAGAATCTGCTAGGAAAGAACAGCTTGTTCAACAATGGCAGGCAATTGATGCTCAATGTAAATCTCAAATTAAAAGCTTGCTCTTGAGCACCCTAGGTTCGTCTGTGCGTGAGGCAAGTCATACTGCTGCCCAAGTAATTGCAAAGGTGGCTTCGATTGAAATTCCCCAGAAACAGTGGCCAGAGCTCATTGGGTTGTTGCTTGTTAACATGACCAAACAAGGCAGGCCTCCGTCCCTGAAACAGTCAACACTTGAAACACTTGGCTATGTGTGTGAGGAGATATCGCACCAAGATCTTGTCCAAGATGAAGTAAACTCTGTTCTCACTGCTGTTGTGCAAGGTATGAATGTTGAGGAGCAAAGCCCTGAAGTACGTCTTGCTGCTACTAGGGCTTTATATAATGCTCTTGATTTTGCTCAGACAAACTTTGGTAACGAGATGGAGAGGAATTTTATCATGAAGGTCGTCTGTGAGGCAGCCATTGCAAAGGAGACAGAGATTAGACAGGCTGCATACGAGTGTCTTGTTTCTATTGCATCAACATACTATGAGTTGCTTGAACCTTACATGCAGGCTGTCTTTGAGTTGACAGCAAAAGCAGTCAGAGAAGATCAGGAGGCTGTTGCTCTTCAAGCAATTGAGTTCTGGAGTTCTATCTGTGACGAAGAGATAGAATTGCAAGACTATGAGGTTCCTGACAGTGGGGATTCTAGTGTGCAACACTCTCGCTTCATTGAGAAGGCCCTCCCAACACTTGTTCCAATGCTGCTGGAAACATTATTGAAGCAGGATGAGGAACAGGACCAGGATGATGATATTTGGAATCTGGCAATGGCTGGTGGAACATGTCTTGGTCTTGTTGCCAGGACTGTTGGAGATGCTGTTGTTCCCCTGGTAATGCCTTTTGTTGAGGCTAATATATTGAAGCCTGATTGGCGCTCACGTGAGGCTGCAACATATGCATTTGGCTCAATTcttgaaggcccaagcattgagAAGCTCTCTCCCATGGTCCATGCTGGATTAGATTTTCTTCTTAAGGCGATGAAGGATGAAAACAGCCATGTAAGAGATACCACTGCATGGACACTTAGCCGTATTTTTGAGTTTCTGCACACACCATCTTCTGGGTTCTCAGTGATTTCGCCAGCCAACCTCCAGCAGATTGTCGGAGTGTTGTTAGAGAGTTTAAAAGATGCCTCCCATGTTGCCGAGAAAGTTTGTGGGGCTATCTATTTTCTTGCACAGGGATATGAGGATGGTGGGCCAAGCTCGTCTTTGCTCACACCATATATTCCTGAGATTATCACCTCTCTTATTTCCACAGCTGACCGGACTGACAGCAGTGATTCTAAGCTCAGAACTAACGCATATGAAACATTGAATGAAGTTGTTAGGTGCTCTAACCTTGTTGAAACATCTGATATCATTGCGAAGCTTTGCCCGGTTATCATGGCTAAGTTGGCACAAACAGTAGAGCTTCAGATTGTATCCTCTGATGATAGGGAAAAGCAGGGAGATTTGCAGGCTTCCCTTTGTGGTGTACTCCAGGTTATCATTCAGAAGCTTAGCAATGCTGATGAAACTAAGCCCATTCTACTTCAGGTTGCCGACCAGATCATGATGTTGTTCCTAAAGGTATTTGCTTGTCGTAGCTCGACGGTGCATGAAGAGGCCATGCTTGCCATTGGCGCTCTGGCCTATGCAACTGGACAGGAGTTCTTGAAGTATATGCCAGAATTCTACAAATATCTGGAGATGGGGCTGCAAAATTTTGAAGAGTACCAGGTGTGTTCCATCTCGGTGGGGGTTGTTGGTGACATTTCCCGTGCCTTGGATGACAAGATCTTACCATATTGTGATGGGATGATGGCACTTCTTCTGAAGGATCTGTCTAGCGGCGAACTTAACCGATCTGTAAAGCCTCCGATATTTTCCTGCTTTGGGGATATTGCTCTTGCCATTGGTGAACACTTTGAGAAATACCTCCAATATGCATTGCCTATGATGCAAGGTGCTTCCGAATTATGTGCACAGTTAGACAACAGTGATGAGGAAATGCTAGAGTATGGCAACCAGCTCAGGCGCAGTATTTTTGAAGCATATTCAGGGATTCTTCAAGGATTTAAGAATTCCAAGGCTGACTTGATGTTACCCCATGCTCCTCATCTCCTGCAGTTCATTGAACTGGTTGCTAAGGACAAACCAAG AGATGAAAGCGTGACCAAAGCAGCGGTTGCTGTGTTGGGAGATTTAGCTGATGCACTTGGTCCAAATATAACCACCCTTTTCAAAGATCGAGTTTTCTGCGCCGAGTTGTTGGGCGAGTGTCTTCAATCTGATGATGAACAGCTCAAAGAAACAGCAACTTGGACCCAAGGGATGATTGGGCGTGCCTTCTCTGTTTGTGGGTGA
- the LOC104234623 gene encoding probable disease resistance protein At4g27220 has product MRQVLLSLNGVSSIGIYGMRGVGKTTLAEHIHNHLLKDSRFSGNVYWVTVSQDFSITKLQSEIAKALKLDSTEDDDKKRAAILYQSLERKINFVLILDDVWTHFDVKKAGIPLDIGGGKKIAKKMTKKCDGLPLGLITMAASMRGVNDVFEWRDAFEEFKESCMQMETMNDKVFPILCYSYNRLRDPRLQKCFLYCCLYPEDFEIERDELIQRFIVEGLLDRRNSRRAEFDQGNAVLNKLERACLLESVVNRNEKKKCLKMHDLVREMALQIARDEFKWMVKVGAQLHEVPWEQEWSEDLDKVALMNNDLKEVSLPLSHVLPRLTTLLLRGNRSLNQVVEPFFAQMPGLRVLDLSYTDIEKLPSSVSNLVSLSALLLRGCLKLRFVPPLNKLKNLIELDLYGTIIEEVPQGLENLVSLRSLDMRRDGYAGLRSLDMRRDETTWTQAPVMTPAVDILARLSNLQSLSVPFVVRVEDLQGIYYFYYILIF; this is encoded by the exons ATGAGGCAGGTGCTATTGTCTTTGAATGGAGTTTCAAGTATTGGCATTTACGGAATGAGGGGTGTGGGGAAAACGACTCTTGCGGAGCATATTCATAACCATCTCCTCAAAGATTCAAGATTCTCAGGTAACGTTTATTGGGTCACTGTATCACAAGATTTTAGCATTACTAAACTGCAAAGTGAGATTGCTAAGGCTCTGAAACTTGATTCAACTGAGGATGACGATAAGAAAAGGGCAGCCATTTTGTACCAAAGTTTGGAGAGGAAGATAAACTTTGTGCTCATATTGGATGATGTATGGACCCATTTTGATGTAAAGAAGGCGGGAATTCCTTTGGATATTGGTGGAGGTAAA AAAATAGCAAAGAAAATGACAAAGAAATGTGATGGATTGCCACTAGGGTTAATTACTATGGCTGCAAGTATGAGAGGAGTGAATGATGTTTTTGAGTGGAGGGATGCATTCGAAGAATTCAAAGAATCTTGTATGCAAATGGAGACTATGAATGATAAAGTGTTTCCCATTCTCTGCTATAGCTATAACAGATTGAGGGATCCAAGATTACAAAAATGTTTCCTCTATTGTTGTTTGTATCCTGAAGACTTCGAAATTGAGAGAGATGAATTGATTCAGCGCTTCATTGTTGAAGGATTGCTAGACAGAAGGAACAGCAGGAGAGCAGAATTTGACCAAGGTAATGCAGTGTTGAACAAATTGGAAAGGGCGTGCTTATTAGAAAGTGTAGTGAATCGTAATGAAAAAAAGAAATGTTTGAAGATGCATGATTTGGTGAGAGAGATGGCATTGCAAATTGCAAGAGATGAATTTAAGTGGATGGTGAAAGTGGGAGCACAATTGCATGAAGTACCGTGGGAGCAAGAATGGTCAGAGGACTTGGACAAGGTTGCTTTGATGAATAATGATTTAAAGGAAGTTTCACTGCCCTTATCTCATGTACTTCCAAGGCTCACAACTTTGTTATTACGAGGAAATCGTAGCTTGAATCAAGTTGTAGAACCTTTTTTTGCGCAGATGCCAGGTCTACGTGTTTTAGATTTAAGCTACACTGATATAGAAAAGTTGCCTAGTTCTGTATCAAATCTGGTAAGCCTCTCTGCATTGCTGCTACGAGGTTGTCTGAAACTCAGATTTGTGCCGCCATTGAACAAGCTAAAGAACCTCATTGAATTGGACCTTTATGGCACAATTATCGAGGAAGTGCCCCAAGGCCTAGAAAACTTGGTTAGTTTAAGAAGCTTGGACATGAGAAGAGACGGCTATGCTGGTTTAAGAAGCTTGGACATGAGAAGAGACGAAACAACATGGACCCAGGCACCAGTTATGACACCAGCTGTAGATATATTAGCTAGGCTCTCTAATCTTCAATCCCTTTCGGTTCCTTTTGTTGTACGAGTAGAAGATTTACAAGggatatattatttttattatattttaattttttga